CCACGCCGATCCTGACCGCCGCGCACCTCGACGTGCCGCTCGACTACGAGGGCGTCGGCGCTGCGGGGTCGATGCTCGGCACCAAGGCCCTGCAGATCTTCGACGAGACCACGTGCGTGGTCCGGGCGACGCTGCGCTGGACCGAGTTCTACAAGCACGAGTCCTGCGGCAAGTGCACCCCGTGCCGCGAGGGCACCTGGTGGCTGGTGCAGACCCTCGCCCGGCTGGAGAAGGGCCAGGGCACCGAGGCCGACCTCGAGAAGGTCCTCGACCAGTGCGACAACATCCTCGGCAGGTCCTTCTGCGCCCTCGCCGACGGTGCGGTCAGCCCGATCGCGTCCTCGATCGAGTACTTCCGTGACGAGTACGTCGCCCACCTCGAGCACGGCGGGTGCCCCTTCGACCCGGCGGCCTCCACCCTCTTCGCCACTGCGGGAGCCTCTGCATGAGCATCACCAGCAACAAGGGCGCCCAGCCCGGCCAGGTCGCGAAGGCCGACCTGGTCACCCTCACCATCGACGGCATCGAGGTCAGCGTCGCCAAGGGGACCCTGGTCATCCGCGCCGCCGAGCAGGTGGGCGTCTCCATCCCCCGGTTCTGCGACCACCCGCTGCTCGCGCCGGTCGGCGCCTGCCGCCAGTGCCTCGTCGAGGTCGCGCTGCCCGGTCCCGACGGGGAGCCGCGCACGATGATGGGGCCGCCCGGCCGCGTGAAGCCGCAGGCCTCGTGCACGCTCGTCGCCTCCGACGGCATGGTCGTCAACACCCAGCTGTCCTCGCCCATCGCCGACAAGGCGCAGCAGGGCGTCATGGAGCAGCTGCTGATCAACCACCCGCTCGACTGCCCGGTGTGCGACAAGGGCGGCGAGTGCCCGCTGCAGAACCAGGCGATGAGCAACGGCCGCGGCGAGTCCCGCTACGAAGGCGTGAAGCGCACCTACCCCAAGCCGATCCACATCTCGGCGCAGGTGCTGCTCGACCGTGAGCGCTGCGTGCTGTGCGCGCGCTGCACCCGGTTCTCCGAGCAGATCGCCGGCGATCCCTTCATCGCGCTCATCGAGCGCGGTGCCCTCCAGCAGGTGGGCATCTACGAGAAGGAGCCGTTCGAGTCCTACTTCTCCGGCAACACGATCCAGATCTGTCCGGTCGGGGCGCTCACCTCGGCGGCCTACCGCTTCCGCGCCCGGCCCTTCGACCTGATCTCGACCCCGTCCGTGGCCGAGCACGACGCCTGCGGCTCGGCGATCCGCGTCGACCACCGTCGCGGCAAGGTCGTCCGGCGGCTCGCCGGTGACGACCCCGAGGTCAACGAGGAGTGGATCACCGACAAGGACCGCTTCGCGTTCGGCTACGCCCGCGCCGAGGACCGGCTGACCCACCCGCTGGTGCGCGACCCGGAGACCGGCGCTCACCGCGCCGCGTCGTGGCCCGAAGCGTTCGCCATCGCCGCCCGTGGCCTGCAGGCCGCCGCGGACGAGGGGGGTGTCGGCGTGCTCACCGGCGGCCGGCTCACCCTCGAGGACGCCTACGCCTACGCCAAGTTCGCCCGCACGGCGCTCGGCACCAACGACGTCGACTTCCGGGCCCGCCCGGGCTCGGCCGAGGAGACCGACTTCCTCGCCTCGACGGTGGCCGGCTCCGGCATCGACGTGACCTTCTCCGACCTCGAGCGGGTCGGCACGGTCGTGCTGGTCGGCCTCGAGCCCGAGGACGAGGCCGGGACGCTCTTCCTGCGGCTGCGCAAGGCGTCCCGCCAGGGGCTGAGGGTCTACAGCGTCGCGCCGTTCGCCACCCGCGGGCTGCGCAAGATGGACGGCACGCTGCTGCGCACCGCGCCCGGTCAGGAGACCGCCGTGATCGAGGCGCTGGCCCACGACGGCGAGGTCGCTCTCGACGGCGGCGGGGTCATCCTGGTCGGCGAGCGGCTCGCCACCGTCCCCGGCGCGCTCTCGGCGGTGGTCGCGCTGGCCGGCACGACCGGCGCCCGGCTCGCCTGGGTGCCGCGCCGCGCCGGGGACCGCGGTGCGGTGGAGGCCGGCTGCCTGCCCACCGTGCTACCGGGCGGTCGCCCGGTGGCCGACGCCGCCGCCCGCGTCGACGTGGGCACCGTCTGGGGCACGAGCATGCCGCACGCCCCCGGCCGGCATGCGGAGGCGATCGTGGCCGCTGCCGCCGCCGGCGAGCTCGCCGGGCTGGTCGTGGCCGGCGTGGACCCCGACGACACCGCGGACCCGCGCCTGACCCGGGCGGCGCTCGACACGGCCCGCTTCGTGGTCTCGCTGGAGCTGCGGGCGACCGACGTCACCCGGGCCGCCGACGTGGTCTTCCCCGTCGCACCGGTGGTCGAGAAGGCCGGCTCGTTCGTCAACTGGGAGGGACGTGTCCGGCCCTTCGAGAAGGTTCTCGAGGAGTCGCACGCCCTGCCCGACCTGCGCGTGCTCGCCGGCATCGCCGACGAGCTCGGTCGCCCGCTCGGTTTCAAGACCGTCGAGGCGGCCCGCGCCGAGCTCGCCGACATCGGGCCCTGGGACGGGGCACGGGTGCCGGCGCCGACCGGTCCCACCGCCGAACCGACCACGGGTTCCTCCGCCGACGAGGGGTCCTACACGCTTGCGACCTGGAAGCAGATGGTCGACGACGGGTCGCTGCAGGACGGTGACGAGAACTACAAGGCGACGGGTCGGGCAGCCGTGCTGCTGGTCTCGCCGTCGACGTTGGCCGGCCTCGGAGTCGCCGCCGGGGCCAACGTCACGGTGCACGGCCCGCACGGCACGGTGACGCTGCCGGTGGCGGTCGCGGACCTTCCCGACGACGTCGTCTGGGCGCCGGCCAACAACGACGGCGTCAACCTCACCCGGGACCTCGGGCTGCGTGCCGGGTCCGCCGTACGAGTCGCCGGCGGTGCCCTGAGCCCGTCGCAGGGAGGTGCGGCATGATCTCGACCTCGAGCGCCGCTCTGGCGGGCATGGCCGGCATCGCGAGCCCCGCGCTCGCCGAGGCCGACCTGTCCGCGTTCGGTCAGGACCCCTGGTGGCTGGTGATCATCAAGGCGGTGCTGATCTTCCTGGTGCTGGTGCTGCTCACGCTGTTCAACATCTGGTTCGAGCGCCGCGTGGTGGCCCGGATGCAGCACCGCATCGGACCCAACGTGAACGGCCCCTTCGGCCTGCTGCAGTCGCTGGCGGACGGGGTGAAGCTGGCCCTCAAGGAGGACATCATCCCCAAGGCCGCCGACAAGGTGGTCTTCCTGCTGGCGCCCGTGCTCTCGGTGGTGCCGGCGTTCCTGGCCTTCGCGGTGATCCCGTTCGGACCGGTCGTCGACGTGCCGTTCAGCGACCGCACGACCCCGCTGCAGCTCACCGACATGCCGGTGGGCGTGCTGTTCATCCTGGCGGTCGCCTCGATCGGCATCTACGGCATCGTGCTCGGCGGCTGGTCCAGCGGGTCGACGTACTCCCTGCTCGGCGGGCTCCGCAGCTCCGCCCAGATGATCTCCTACGAGGTCGCGATGGGCCTCTCGCTGGTCGCGGTCTTCCTCTACGCCGGCTCGATGTCGACCTCGCAGATCGTCGACGCGCAGCAGCGGCTGTGGTTCGGGCTGATCCTGATCCCCTCGTTCGTGATCTACGTGATCTCGATGGTGGGCGAGACCAACCGAGCGCCCTTCGACCTCCCCGAGGCCGAGGGCGAGCTGGTCGGCGGGTTCCACACCGAGTACTCCTCGCTGAAGTTCGCGCTGTTCTTCCTCGCCGAGTACGTCAACATGGTGACCGTCTCGGCGCTCGCCACCACGCTGTTCCTCGGCGGCTGGCGCGCCCCCTGGCCGCTGTCCGCGATCAACGACGGGATGCTCAACGAGGGCTACTGGCCGTTCCTGTGGTTCATCGGGAAGGTCATGATCTTCATCTTCTTCTTCATCTGGCTGCGAGGGACGCTGCCGCGGCTGCGCTACGACCAGTTCATGAAGTTCGGCTGGACCAGGCTGATCCCGATCTCCCTGGTGTGGATCGTCGCGGTCGCCACGATCCGTGCGATCAACCTCGACAACGGCTTCGACCGGCGCTATCTCCTGGCCGCCATCGGCGTGGTCGCGGTGCTCTTCCTGGTGCTGTTCTTCGTCGGCGGCACCGAGGAGGGGGAGGAGCCCGCGGAGCGTGAGCCAGAGCCCTTCGACGCGTTCGCCGGCGGCTACCCGGTCCCGCCCATGCCCGGCCAGATCCCCAACGCCCCGGTCACCGTGGGCGGCTCGTCGACTACCTCGCAGCAGGCGGAGGAGCACAGCTGATGCCAACGCTCAAGGAACAGTTCTGGGACCCCATCGCGGGGTTCGGGGTCACCTTCCGGACCATGTTCAAGAAGGTGGTCACCGAGCAGTACCCCTTCGAGAAGAAGCCGACCGCGCCGCGGTTCCACGGCCGTCACCAGCTCAACCGCTGGCCCGACGGCCTCGAGAAGTGCATCGGCTGCGAGCTGTGCGCCTGGGCCTGCCCGGCCGACGCGATCTACGTCGAGGGTGCCTCGAACACCGAGGACGCGCGGTTCTCCCCCGGGGAGCGCTACGGCGCCGTCTACCAGATCAACTACCTGCGCTGCATCCTGTGCGGCCTGTGCATCGAGGCCTGCCCGACGAGGGCGCTGACGATGACCAACGAGTACGAGCTCGCCGACAACAACCGGGCCGACCTCATCTACGAGAAGCAGGACCTGCTGGCCCCGCTGCTGCCCGGCATGGAGACGCCGCCGCACGCGATGCTGCTCGGTGACGACGAGGGCGACTACTACCGCGGCGCCTACAACGTCCAGTCCTCGGCACGGGCCGCCGACCAGGACAAGCACTCGCACGACCGGTCCGGAAGCGAGGCCTGAGCGACGTGGTGACCTTCTGGCTCCTGGCGCCGGTGATGGTGGCGGCCGCGCTCGGCATCCTCTTCGTGCGCAAGGCGGTGCACGCGGCCCTGCTGCTCGCGGTCGTGATGATCGGGCTCGCGGTGCTCTACGCCGTGCAGAACGCCCCGTTCCTGTTCGCGGTGCAGATCATCGTCTACACCGGCGCGATCCTGATGCTGTTCCTCTTCGTGCTCATGCTCGTCGGCGTGGACGCCTCCGACTCGGTGGTGGAGACGATCAAAGGACAGCGGCTGATGGCCACGGTCGCCGGGCTGCTGCTCGGCGTCGTGCTCGTGGTCGGACTGTCCCAGGTCACCCTGGGCACCGTCGTCGGCCTCGGTGGCACCAACTCCGACGGCAACATCGAGGGCCTCGCCGACCTGCTGTTCTCCGACTTCGTGTTCGCGTTCGAGGCCACCAGCGCGCTGCTGATCACCGCAGCGATCGGCGCGATGGTGCTCGCCCACCGCGAGCGACTGACCCCCAAGGTCACCCAGTCGCAGCTGGCCGCCCAGCGGATGCGGGACTACGCCGACCACGGCAAGCACCTCGGCCCGCTGCCCTCGCCTGGCGTGTTCGCCCGGCACAACGCCGTCGACACCCCGGCGCTGCTGCCCGACGGCACCCCGGCGCCGTCCTCGGTGTCCCGGCTGCTGACCGCGCGCGGTACGGTCCGGTCCGCACCCGCGCTCGCCGACGACATCGACGAGCTCACCCGCAGGATGCGCGGTGACGACGGCGTGGTGCGTCCGGGCCGGGTCGGCGAGTCGCCGGCCAGCGCCGAGCAGACCGACCTCGACGACGACCACGACCACGACGCAGGGAAGGACCACCGATGAGCGCGACGCCGTTCCTGGCGCTCTCCGCGATCCTGTTCACCATCGGCTGCATCGGGGTGCTCACCCGCCGCAACGCGATCGTGATCTTCATGTGCGTCGAGCTGATGCTCAACGCCAGCAACCTCGCGCTGGTCACCTTCTCGCGTGTGCACGGCAACCTCGACGGCCAGGTGGCGGCCTTCTTCGTCATGGTCGTCGCGGCTGCCGAGGTGGTCGTCGGGCTGGCGATCATCATGACCATCTTCCGGACTCGCCGGTCGGCCTCGGTCGACGACGCGAGCCTGCTCAAGTACTGAGGGAGACGACAGTGTCTTTTGTGTTCTCCGAAGGCGGTGAGCTGATGCACAGCCCGGTGATCGCGCCGTCCGCGGCAGACGGGGTGTTCTCCCTGCTCTGGGTGATCATCGCGCTGCCGGCGCTCGGCGCCGCGGTCATCCTGCTGCTCGGCAACGGCCGCACCAAGGGCTGGGCGCACCTGCTCGGCACCGCCACCGTGCTCGGCTCGTTCGTCCTCAGCCTGCTGGCGTTCTTCGCGCTGCTCGGACGAGACGAGTCCGAGCGGAGCATCGGTCAGTTCCTCTACACCTGGGTGGACGCCGGCAGCTTCCGTGCCGACGCCTCCCTGCTCTACGACCCGCTGTCGGCGCTGTTCCTGCTGCTGATCACCGGCGTCGGCTCCCTGATCCACATCTACTCGATCGGCTACATGGAGCACGACGAGCGGCGCGCCCGCTTCTTCGGCTACCTGAACCTGTTCGTGGCCTCGATGCTGGTGCTGGTGCTCGCCGACAACTACCTCGGCGTCTTCCTCGGCTGGGAGGGCGTCGGCCTCGCGTCGTACCTCCTCATCGGCTTCTGGCAGCACAAGCCCTCCGCGGCGGTCGCGGCCAAGAAGGCCTTCGTCGTCAACCGGGTCGGCGACATCGGGATGGCGCTGGGCACGATGCTCGCCTTCGCCACGTTCGGGACGACCGCGTTCGCGGGCATCTCCCAGGTCAGCGACCAGGCCGGCCAGGGCACGCTCACCGCTCTCGGCCTGCTGTTCCTGCTCGCCGCCTGCGGCAAGTCCGCCCAGGTCCCGCTGCAGTCCTGGCTGCTCGACGCGATGGAGGGCCCGACCCCGGTCTCGGCGCTGATCCACGCCGCGACGATGGTGACCGCCGGCGTCTACCTCGTGGTCCGCTCCAACTTCATCTTCGACCACACCGAGGTCGCGCAGACCGCGGTGATGGTGGTCGGCGCGGTGACGCTCCTGTGGGGTGCTGTCATCGGTTGCGCCAAGGACGACATCAAGAAGGTGCTCGCCGGCTCCACGATGAGCCAGATCGGCTACATGATGCTGGCCGCCGGCCTCGGTGTGGCCGGCTACGCGTTCGCGATCTTCCACCTGCTGACCCACGGCTTCTTCAAGGCCAACATGTTCCTCGGCGCCGGCTCGGTCATGCACGGCATGGACGACGACGTCGACATGCGCCGCTACGGCGCGCTCCAGAAGGCCATGCCGGTCACGTTCCTCACCTTCGCGATGGGCTACCTCGCGATCATCGGCTTCCCCGGGTTCGCCGGCTTCTGGTCCAAGGACAAGATCATCGAGACCGCGTTCGCCGACAACCTCGTCGCCGGGCTGGTGGCCCTGGTGGGTGCCGGGGTGACCGCGTTCTACATGACCCGCCTGATGCTGATGACCTTCTTCGGCAAGAAGCGCTGGGAGAAGGGCGTGCACCCGCACGAGTCGCCCCGCGTGATGACCGGCCCGCTCGTGGTGCTCGCCGCGCTCTCGGTGCTCGGCGGACTGCTGCTGCTCGGCGACTGGATCGTGGAGTGGCTCGCGCCGGTGGTCGGCACCGCCCCCGAGCACGAGCTGGCGATCGCGCCGCTCGCGCTGACGCTGATCGTGGTCGCCACGGTGGCCGCCGGTGTGGCCGTCGCCTGGCTGACGGTCGGGCGCAACGACGTACCCCGGACCGCGCCGGCCAACGTGTCGGTGCTGACCCGCGCCGCCCGCGCCGACCTCTACGGCGACACCCTCAACGAGGGGCTGTTCATGCGGCCCGGTGACCGCTTCGTCGACGGCCTCGTCGCCTTCGACGACCGCGGCATCGACGGCGTCGTGGGTGGCACGGCCGGCTCCTTCGGCGGCATGTCCAGCCGGTTCCGCCGGATCCAGACCGGCTTCGTGCGCTCCTACGCGCTGTCCCTGCTCGCCGGGGCCGTGCTCGTGCTGCTCACCCTGCTGGCGGTGAACCTCGCATGAGGGACGTTTCCCCCTTCTCCTCCCGGATCGTGATGTCGTTGAGGCTGGTGTCGAAGTGAGCTTTCCCTGGATGACCGCGGCGTTGCTGCTGCCGATCGTCGGGTCGGTGGTGGTGGCGATGCTGCCCACCCGCCCGGGCAGCGCGCTCGCCAAGCAGGTCGCGCTCGGCTTCTCGGTGCTGACGCTGGTGCTGGCGGCCGCGATCGGGCTCGGCTTCGAGGTCGGCGGCGACCGCTACCAGTTCGTGGAGCAGCACGACTGGATCACCGCGTTCGGCGCCCACTACGCGCTTGGGGTGGACGGCATCGGCCTCACGCTGGTGCTGCTGACCGCGGTGCTCACCCCGGTCGTGATCCTGGCCTCCTGGCACGACGCCGACGACGTGAGCGGAGCCCGCTGGAGCGTCAACTCGTTCTTCGCCTGGATGCTGGCGCTCGAGGGCCTGGCCATCGGTGTCTTCGCCGCCATGGACGTGTTCTTGTTCTACGTGCTGTTCGAGGCGACCCTGATCCCGATCTACTTCCTGATCGGTGGCTTCGGCGGACCACGCCGGGCCTACGCCGCGGTCAAGTTCCTGATCTTCTCCCTCCTCGGCGGCCTGGTCATGCTGGCCTCCGTGGTCGGTCTGTACGTCGTCTCGGCCGACTCCGCCGGCGGCCCGACGTACCTCCTCACCGAGCTGGCCCCGATCACCGCGAACATCGACACCAACCTCGGTCGCTGGCTGTTCCTGGGCTTCTTCGTGGCCTTCGCGATCAAGGCGCCGATGTTCCCGGTGCACACCTGGCTGCCGACCGCGGCGGCCGAGGCCACTCCCGGCACCTCGGTGCTGCTGGTCAGCATCCTGGACAAGATCGGCACCTTCGGGATGATCCGGTTCTGCCTGGGCCTGTTCCCGGAGGCGTCGCAGTGGGCCACCCCGGTGGTGCTGGTGCTCGCGGTGATCAGCGTGCTCTACGGTGCGCTCGCCGCGATCGGTCAGCGGTCGATCCCGCGCCTGATCGCCTTCACCTCGGTGTCGCACTTCGGCTTCATCGTGCTCGGCATCTTCGTGCTGAACAGTGCCGGCCAGGTGGGCTCGACGCTCTACATGTTCAACCACGGCCTCTCGACGGCCGCGCTGTTCCTGGTCACCGGCTTCCTCATCTCGCGGCGCGGCTCCCAGTCGATCGGCGACTTCGGCGGCGTGCAGGGCGTGGCCCCGGTGCTGGCCGGGCTGTTCCTGGTCGCCGGGCTCTCCTCGCTGTCGCTGCCGGGCCTGTCGCCGTTCATCTCCGAGTTCCTGGTGCTGGTCGGCGCGTTCACCCACAACTACTGGTACGCCGCCGCGGCCGTGCTGGGCATCGTGCTGGCCGCTCTGTACATCCTGCTGATGTACCAGCGGACCATGACCGGCCCGGTGCACCCCGCGGTCGCCGGGATGCGCGACCTGTCCCGCCGCGAGGTGGGCGCGCTGGCGCCGCTGGTGCTGCTGATCGTGCTGCTGGGCTTCTTCCCGAAGCCGCTCACCTCGATCATCAACCCGGCGGTCCAGGACACGCTCCAGCAGGTCGGCGTGAGCGACCCGAAGCCAGACGTTCCTGCGCCGGCCACCGCCTCGCAGGCTGAAGAGGAGTCCGCACAGTGATGACGACGCTCGCCGATTCCGCCACCGGCTTCTCCTCCCCGAGCATCGAGTACTTCGCGCTCTCGCCGCTGCTGGTCATCTTCGGCGCCGCGCTGGTCGGGGTGCTGGTCGAGGCGTTCGCGCCCCGGCACCTGCGCTACCTGTCCCAGACGGTCGTCGCCGTGCTCGGCGTGGTGGCCGCCCTGGTGCTGACCGTGCTGGTCTCCCTCGATCTCCCCGCGCGCGGGGATTCGGCCGGTTTCGGCCAGATCGCCGCCGAG
The DNA window shown above is from Nocardioides mesophilus and carries:
- a CDS encoding NADH-quinone oxidoreductase subunit G — its product is MSITSNKGAQPGQVAKADLVTLTIDGIEVSVAKGTLVIRAAEQVGVSIPRFCDHPLLAPVGACRQCLVEVALPGPDGEPRTMMGPPGRVKPQASCTLVASDGMVVNTQLSSPIADKAQQGVMEQLLINHPLDCPVCDKGGECPLQNQAMSNGRGESRYEGVKRTYPKPIHISAQVLLDRERCVLCARCTRFSEQIAGDPFIALIERGALQQVGIYEKEPFESYFSGNTIQICPVGALTSAAYRFRARPFDLISTPSVAEHDACGSAIRVDHRRGKVVRRLAGDDPEVNEEWITDKDRFAFGYARAEDRLTHPLVRDPETGAHRAASWPEAFAIAARGLQAAADEGGVGVLTGGRLTLEDAYAYAKFARTALGTNDVDFRARPGSAEETDFLASTVAGSGIDVTFSDLERVGTVVLVGLEPEDEAGTLFLRLRKASRQGLRVYSVAPFATRGLRKMDGTLLRTAPGQETAVIEALAHDGEVALDGGGVILVGERLATVPGALSAVVALAGTTGARLAWVPRRAGDRGAVEAGCLPTVLPGGRPVADAAARVDVGTVWGTSMPHAPGRHAEAIVAAAAAGELAGLVVAGVDPDDTADPRLTRAALDTARFVVSLELRATDVTRAADVVFPVAPVVEKAGSFVNWEGRVRPFEKVLEESHALPDLRVLAGIADELGRPLGFKTVEAARAELADIGPWDGARVPAPTGPTAEPTTGSSADEGSYTLATWKQMVDDGSLQDGDENYKATGRAAVLLVSPSTLAGLGVAAGANVTVHGPHGTVTLPVAVADLPDDVVWAPANNDGVNLTRDLGLRAGSAVRVAGGALSPSQGGAA
- the nuoH gene encoding NADH-quinone oxidoreductase subunit NuoH, which gives rise to MAGIASPALAEADLSAFGQDPWWLVIIKAVLIFLVLVLLTLFNIWFERRVVARMQHRIGPNVNGPFGLLQSLADGVKLALKEDIIPKAADKVVFLLAPVLSVVPAFLAFAVIPFGPVVDVPFSDRTTPLQLTDMPVGVLFILAVASIGIYGIVLGGWSSGSTYSLLGGLRSSAQMISYEVAMGLSLVAVFLYAGSMSTSQIVDAQQRLWFGLILIPSFVIYVISMVGETNRAPFDLPEAEGELVGGFHTEYSSLKFALFFLAEYVNMVTVSALATTLFLGGWRAPWPLSAINDGMLNEGYWPFLWFIGKVMIFIFFFIWLRGTLPRLRYDQFMKFGWTRLIPISLVWIVAVATIRAINLDNGFDRRYLLAAIGVVAVLFLVLFFVGGTEEGEEPAEREPEPFDAFAGGYPVPPMPGQIPNAPVTVGGSSTTSQQAEEHS
- the nuoI gene encoding NADH-quinone oxidoreductase subunit NuoI gives rise to the protein MPTLKEQFWDPIAGFGVTFRTMFKKVVTEQYPFEKKPTAPRFHGRHQLNRWPDGLEKCIGCELCAWACPADAIYVEGASNTEDARFSPGERYGAVYQINYLRCILCGLCIEACPTRALTMTNEYELADNNRADLIYEKQDLLAPLLPGMETPPHAMLLGDDEGDYYRGAYNVQSSARAADQDKHSHDRSGSEA
- a CDS encoding NADH-quinone oxidoreductase subunit J, which produces MTFWLLAPVMVAAALGILFVRKAVHAALLLAVVMIGLAVLYAVQNAPFLFAVQIIVYTGAILMLFLFVLMLVGVDASDSVVETIKGQRLMATVAGLLLGVVLVVGLSQVTLGTVVGLGGTNSDGNIEGLADLLFSDFVFAFEATSALLITAAIGAMVLAHRERLTPKVTQSQLAAQRMRDYADHGKHLGPLPSPGVFARHNAVDTPALLPDGTPAPSSVSRLLTARGTVRSAPALADDIDELTRRMRGDDGVVRPGRVGESPASAEQTDLDDDHDHDAGKDHR
- the nuoK gene encoding NADH-quinone oxidoreductase subunit NuoK, producing MSATPFLALSAILFTIGCIGVLTRRNAIVIFMCVELMLNASNLALVTFSRVHGNLDGQVAAFFVMVVAAAEVVVGLAIIMTIFRTRRSASVDDASLLKY
- the nuoL gene encoding NADH-quinone oxidoreductase subunit L yields the protein MHSPVIAPSAADGVFSLLWVIIALPALGAAVILLLGNGRTKGWAHLLGTATVLGSFVLSLLAFFALLGRDESERSIGQFLYTWVDAGSFRADASLLYDPLSALFLLLITGVGSLIHIYSIGYMEHDERRARFFGYLNLFVASMLVLVLADNYLGVFLGWEGVGLASYLLIGFWQHKPSAAVAAKKAFVVNRVGDIGMALGTMLAFATFGTTAFAGISQVSDQAGQGTLTALGLLFLLAACGKSAQVPLQSWLLDAMEGPTPVSALIHAATMVTAGVYLVVRSNFIFDHTEVAQTAVMVVGAVTLLWGAVIGCAKDDIKKVLAGSTMSQIGYMMLAAGLGVAGYAFAIFHLLTHGFFKANMFLGAGSVMHGMDDDVDMRRYGALQKAMPVTFLTFAMGYLAIIGFPGFAGFWSKDKIIETAFADNLVAGLVALVGAGVTAFYMTRLMLMTFFGKKRWEKGVHPHESPRVMTGPLVVLAALSVLGGLLLLGDWIVEWLAPVVGTAPEHELAIAPLALTLIVVATVAAGVAVAWLTVGRNDVPRTAPANVSVLTRAARADLYGDTLNEGLFMRPGDRFVDGLVAFDDRGIDGVVGGTAGSFGGMSSRFRRIQTGFVRSYALSLLAGAVLVLLTLLAVNLA
- a CDS encoding NADH-quinone oxidoreductase subunit M, whose translation is MSFPWMTAALLLPIVGSVVVAMLPTRPGSALAKQVALGFSVLTLVLAAAIGLGFEVGGDRYQFVEQHDWITAFGAHYALGVDGIGLTLVLLTAVLTPVVILASWHDADDVSGARWSVNSFFAWMLALEGLAIGVFAAMDVFLFYVLFEATLIPIYFLIGGFGGPRRAYAAVKFLIFSLLGGLVMLASVVGLYVVSADSAGGPTYLLTELAPITANIDTNLGRWLFLGFFVAFAIKAPMFPVHTWLPTAAAEATPGTSVLLVSILDKIGTFGMIRFCLGLFPEASQWATPVVLVLAVISVLYGALAAIGQRSIPRLIAFTSVSHFGFIVLGIFVLNSAGQVGSTLYMFNHGLSTAALFLVTGFLISRRGSQSIGDFGGVQGVAPVLAGLFLVAGLSSLSLPGLSPFISEFLVLVGAFTHNYWYAAAAVLGIVLAALYILLMYQRTMTGPVHPAVAGMRDLSRREVGALAPLVLLIVLLGFFPKPLTSIINPAVQDTLQQVGVSDPKPDVPAPATASQAEEESAQ